In Halictus rubicundus isolate RS-2024b chromosome 5, iyHalRubi1_principal, whole genome shotgun sequence, one genomic interval encodes:
- the LOC143353920 gene encoding glucose dehydrogenase [FAD, quinone] codes for MSCNCPLTPSTGPTLASTCGGPSFMLFMGLLEVFLRSQCDLEDPCNRPVPPNTVNSRYDFVVIGGGSAGATVAARLSEESRFSVLLLEAGLDEPTGTQIPSFFFNFIGSNIDWQYSTESEDGACLNKDDRRCYWPRGKVLGGTSVMNGMTYMRGSRKDYDDWARLGNVGWTYQDVLPYFIRSEDNLQANTMDYGYHGVGGPLTVTQFPYHPPLSYALLEAGKELGYGTVDLNGRTHTGFAIAQTTSRNGSRLSTARAFLRPARNRPNLHIMLNSTATKILFDNNKRAVGVEFVHDDKIHRVSVAKEVIISGGAVNSPQILLNSGIGPREELNAVGVPVVHDLPGVGKNLHNHVAYTLVYTINDTDTTPLNWATAMEYLLFRDGLMSGTGISEVTAMINTKYANPKEDHPDIQLIFGGYLADCAETGMVGESKGANRTIYIIPTYLHPKSRGYLRLRNNDPLSKPLIYPKYLNHPDDVAGLVEGIKFSIRLAETGALSRYGFQLDRTPVKNCEHLKFGCDDYWACAVKHETSPENHQAGSCKMGPSDDPLAVVDNQLRVRGVRGVRVADTSIMPKVVSGNTNAPAIMIGERAADFVKRTWVG; via the exons GTACGACTTCGTTGTAATAGGTGGGGGCAGCGCCGGCGCAACAGTGGCTGCTAGATTATCGGAGGAATCACGATTTTCTGTGTTATTACTGGAAGCTGGGCTGGATGAGCCGACCGGAACTCAAATACCATCGTTTTTCTTCAATTTCATCGGATCTAATATTGATTggcaatattccacggagagcGAAGACGGTGCATGCTTGAACAAGGACGACAGAAGATGCTATTGGCCCAGAGGAAAA GTACTAGGGGGCACCAGCGTCATGAATGGCATGACATACATGAGAGGTTCGCGAAAGGATTACGACGATTGGGCCAGGCTTGGCAACGTAGGATGGACTTATCAAGATGTCCTTCCATATTTCATCAGGAGCGAAGATAATCTTCAAGCCAACACTATGGATTATGGTTATCACGGTGTTGGTGGACCTCTTACGGTTACGCAGTTCCCTTATCACCCGCCGTTGAGCTACGCTCTCCTTGAAGCTGGAAAGGAACTCG GATACGGGACCGTAGATCTGAACGGGCGAACACATACTGGATTTGCCATTGCTCAAACGACCTCCAGAAACGGTTCCCGGCTTTCGACAGCACGGGCGTTCCTTCGGCCGGCTAGAAATCGGCCGAATTTGCATATAATGCTCAACTCCACGGCGACCAAAATCCTATTTGACAACAACAAGAGAGCAGTCGGCGTGGAATTCGTTCACGACGACAAGATCCATCGCGTATCGGTGGCTAAGGAAGTCATCATAAGCGGAG gTGCCGTAAACTCGCCGCAAATACTTCTGAATAGCGGTATCGGGCCTCGTGAGGAATTGAACGCGGTAGGAGTTCCGGTTGTCCATGATCTGCCTGGTGTCGGCAAGAATCTTCACAATCATGTCGCCTACACGTTGGTCTACACTATCAACGACACCGACACCACTCCCCTCAACTGGGCTACCGCGATGGAGTACCTACTCTTCAGAGATGGTCTGATGTCCGGCACAG gtATATCGGAAGTGACCGCCATGATAAACACGAAATACGCAAATCCAAAGGAGGACCACCCGGATATACAACTAATTTTCGGTGGTTACTTGGCGGATTGCGCGGAGACCGGCATGGTCGGCGAGTCAAAGGGTGCGAACCGCACAATCTACATTATTCCTACGTATCTGCACCCGAAAAGTCGTGGTTATCTTCGTCTGCGGAACAACGACCCTCTCTCGAAGCCTCTGATTTATCCGAAGTACCTAAACCACCCCGACGACGTAGCCGGCCTTGTTGAGGGTATCAAATTCAGCATCAGGTTGGCCGAGACCGGAGCACTCAGCAG ATACGGATTTCAGTTGGACCGTACGCCAGTGAAAAATTGTGAGCATTTGAAATTCGGGTGCGACGATTACTGGGCATGCGCGGTGAAACACGAGACATCTCCAGAGAATCATCAAGCAGGTTCCTGCAAAATGGGACCGTCGGATGATCCTCTTGCTGTGGTGGACAATCAGTTGAGGGTCAGAGGCGTAAGAGGTGTCAGGGTGGCCGACACCAGTATCATGCCGAAGGTTGTTTCTGGTAACACGAATGCGCCCGCCATCATGATCGGCGAACGGGCTGCTGACTTTGTCAAGAGAACCTGGGTGGGATGA
- the LOC143354609 gene encoding zinc metalloproteinase nas-15 translates to MSGVSLSTIAFAMAPRCPVVFSLALVLLTSASAWPFKQRRDVLDNSVDSPEGVIAHLQHFGELLYQFPDNATGQVVANWHEGLDVNPEEMGSYAEGDILFPPQLAKNGLKAQSARWPGGVVPYMISPYFNEKQRKLIFDAMNDYHKYTCIKFKPYTGEENDYVRITAGETGCWSSVGRIGGRQDLNLQVPGCVIKKGTVIHELMHTVGFLHEQSRYERDEFVRIQWNNILNGHAGNFEKASRQTTDAFGVGYDYGSVMHYSANAFSRNGQPTIIPKSTTKVSLGQREGFSKRDIQKIRKMYRCSKRRRSSYY, encoded by the exons ATGTCAGGCGTGAG TTTATCCACGATCGCGTTCGCCATGGCACCACGTTGTCCAGTTGTCTTCTCGCTCGCCCTCGTTCTTCTAACGTCCGCGTCCGCGTGGCCGTTCAAACAACGCCGCGACGTCCTGGATAATTCGGTGGATAGTCCTGAGGGAGTGATCGCTCATTTGCAGCACTTCGGTGAGCTCCTCTACCAGTTCCCGGACAACGCGACTGGACAGGTTGTGGCGAACTGGCACGAGGGTCTGGACGTTAATCCGGAAGAGATGGGTAGCTACGCGGAGGGCGACATCCTCTTTCCACCCCAGCTGGCGAAGAATGGACTAAAGGCGCAATCCGCCCGGTGGCCAGGCGGTGTTGTTCCTTATATGATCAGCCCCTATTTTA ACGAGAAACagcgaaaattgattttcgatGCTATGAACGATTACCATAAATATACGTGCATCAAGTTCAAACCGTATACCGGCGAAGAAAACGATTATGTCAGAATCACAGCTGGCGAGACTGGTTGTTGGAGCAGCGTGGGAAGAATCGGTGGACGACAGGATTTGAATTTACAGGTTCCAGGATGCGTTATCAAAAAGGGCACTGTAATACACGAATTGATGCACACAGTAGGATTCTTGCACGAGCAAAGCAGATACGAACGGGACGAGTTCGTTAGGATTCAGTGGAATAACATTTTAAATG GTCATGCTGGGAATTTTGAGAAAGCCTCCAGACAGACCACTGACGCGTTTGGTGTCGGATATGATTACGGGAGCGTAATGCATTACTCTGCGAATGCGTTTTCAAGGAACGGCCAACCTACCATAATCCCAAAG AGTACAACTAAGGTGTCATTGGGTCAAAGAGAAGGGTTCAGTAAGAGAGACATTCAGAAAATTCGGAAGATGTACAGATGCAGCAAACGCAGACGCAGCAGCTATTATTAA
- the LOC143353921 gene encoding leucine-rich repeat-containing protein 47, producing the protein MTLGNSWHVIRTAAAENKHELVLSGPAISELIEEEGLDKSLFNLQHLNFLNISNTCLDEIPEDIEKLQNLTTLVLHSNQISKLPGTIDKLEKLKVFDCSRNKLPSLPDQLGNLPQLTTLNLSSNILVSLPSQAANVKLSVLNLSNNKFENFPDICYPELIHLSEIYVNGNQIKDIPVTISQLPSLKILNVADNSISVVPGEIADCYKLKELYLKGNNLTDKRLSKLIDQCRTKQVIDYVRQHCPKTTNSAASNAKTKRGKKAQKSSESENIVKEINNLSHKLKVLKTTDDTPVIKITKEVKSVRPYIAACIIKNMKFTDDSFKKFIQLQTKLHEGICEKRNAATIATHDFNLIKPGSLVYTAKPPTLLEIKPLMRNSIYTGATLFQQLQTEAENLRKDKKRNVYSSIHKYLYLLEGKALFPCLLDATEQVISFPPITNSDITKMSVNTETVLVEVTSATSYFICRTVLDQFLKEIVTLGFGCISEEEDNTNFHNLVVEQIKVVDMDGNMKLLYPSRADLNFTDNLVTVLRE; encoded by the exons ATGACGCTGGGCAATTCGTGGCACGTGATTAGAACAGCCGCTGCGGAAAACAAACATGAGCTAGTATTGTCAGGTCCGGCAATATCTGAATTGATTGAGGAAGAAGGTTTGGACAAGTCTTTATTTAACCTGCAACATCTGAATTTTCTGAATATATCGAACACATGCTTGGACGAGATACCAGAAGATATCGAAAAGTTACAGAATTTAACAACTTTGGTCTTGCACTCGAATCAAATTTCCAAGTTGCCTGGCACAATTGACAAATTGGAGAAACTGAAAGTTTTCGATTGCTCCAGAAATAAGTTGCCCTCCTTGCCAGATCAACTCGGAAACCTTCCGCAATTAACGACACTGAACTTGAGTTCGAATATTTTGGTCTCGCTACCATCCCAGGCAGCTAATGTCAAATTGAGTGTTCTGAATCTATCGAAcaacaaatttgaaaattttcctgATATATGCTATCCAGAATTGATTCATCTTTCAGAGATTTATGTGAATGGCAATCAAATAAAAGATATTCCTGTAACCATAAGTCAACTGCCGTCTTTAAAGATATTAAACGTAGCCGACAATTCAATTTCAG TTGTACCAGGTGAAATTGCAGATTGTTATAAGCTGAAGGAATTATATCTAAAAGGAAATAATTTAACAGATAAAAGATTATCAAAATTAATCGATCAATGTCGCACTAAGCAAGTAATAGACTATGTTAGACAGCACTGCCCTAAAACCACTAATTCTGCTGCTTCGAATGCCAAAACGAAAAGAGGCAAAAAAGCACAGAAATCTTCAGaatctgaaaatattgttaaggaaataaataatttatcgcACAAGTTGAAAGTTCTAAAAACAACTGATGACACGCCAGTAATCAAAATCACAAAGgaggtgaaaagcgttagaccTTACATAGCAGCTTGCATTATCAAAAACATGAAATTCACGGATGACAGttttaagaaatttattcaacTTCAGACTAAGTTACATGAAGGTATATGTGAGAAAAGGAATGCTGCAACCATTGCAACACACGATTTTAACTTGATCAAACCTG GTAGTTTAGTGTATACTGCAAAACCTCCAACCTTATTAGAAATCAAACCTTTGATGCGTAATAGCATTTATACCGGAGCTACATTATTCCAACAATTACAAACAGAGgctgaaaatttaagaaaagatAAAAAGCGCAATGTATACTCTAGCATTCATAAGTACCTTTATCTATTAGAAGGCAAAGCATTATTTCCATGTTTATTGGATGCTACAGAACAAGTTATATCTTTCCCACCAATTACCAATAGCGACATTACAAAAATGTCAGTAAATACTGAAACTGTATTGGTGGAAGTAACCAGTGCTACATCCTATTTCATTTGCAG GACTGTTTTGGACCAATTTTTGAAGGAGATAGTCACACTTGGTTTTGGATGTATTTCAGAAGAAGAAGATAATACGAATTTTCATAATTTAGTTGTAGAACAAATAAAAGTAGTAGATATGGATGGTAATATGAAACTGCTTTATCCTTCAAGAGCAGACTTAAATTTTACAGATAATTTAGTAACTGTGTTGCGAGAGTAA
- the Pis gene encoding phosphatidylinositol synthase — protein MMETDNVFLFVPNIIGYGRVILALVSFYFMPSNHVIASWCYIISALLDAVDGHAARYFNQGTKFGAMLDQLTDRVGTMCLLATLCVLYPSYTFWFQLSMAIDIACHWIYVHASLLQGKTSHKFIDMAENPIMNVYYTNRTVLFFMCAGNEAFYAALYLIYFTEGPILVGISLFRLIMYISAPVAIIKAGISLLHGYVACINLSIIDLKERQALKGNKSLHSAASSTSAKSD, from the exons ATGATGGAGACGGATAACGTTTTCTTGTTTGTTCCTAACATTATTG GCTATGGGAGAGTGATTCTGGCTCTTGTATCTTTTTATTTTATGCCAAGCAACCATGTTATTGCATCATGGTGCTATATAATTAGTGCATTACTGGATGCAGTGGATGGTCATGCAGCTAGATATTTTAATCAAGGTACCAAATTTGGGGCTATGCTAGATCAATTGACTGATCGTGTTGGTACCATGTGTTTATTAGCCACACTATGTGTACTTTATCCATCGTACACATTTTGGTTTCAATTGAGTATGGCAATAGATATTGCTTGCCATTGGATATATGTTCACGC CTCACTTTTACAAGGAAAAACAAGTCATAAATTTATTGACATGGCTGAAAACCCAATTATGAATGTGTATTACACAAATCgtacagttttattttttatgtgtGCTGGAAATGAAGCATTTTACGCTGCATTATACCTTATTTACTTTACTGAAGGACCTATTT tggtTGGCATAAGTTTATTCAGGTTGATTATGTACATTTCTGCACCTGTGGCAATTATTAAAGCTGGCATTTCATTGTTACATGGATATGTGGCATGTATTAATTTGAGCATAATCGATCTTAAGGAAAGGCAAGCACTAAAGGGAAATAAATCATTGCATTCTGCAGCATCTTCTACTTCTGCTAAGTCTGATTAA